In Amphiura filiformis chromosome 1, Afil_fr2py, whole genome shotgun sequence, the following are encoded in one genomic region:
- the LOC140150793 gene encoding cyclin-dependent kinase 2-associated protein 1-like yields the protein MASQSGSSSPAPQQIVYRANPNAQVGAAAAAAAILQLSAANRANAPQSKYAELLAVIEDMGRDIRPTYSGSRTATERLKRGIIHARALVRECLAETERSARS from the exons ATGGCAAGTCAAAGTGGTTCTAGCAGTCCAGCACCGCAACAGATAGTTTACAGGGCAAATCCAAATGCTCAAGTTG GGGCAGCAGCAGCAGCGGCAGCAATCCTTCAACTATCAGCGGCCAACAGAGCCAATGCACCACAGAGTAAATATGCAGAGTTATTGGCAGTAATAGAAGATATGGGAAGAGATATTAGACCTACATATTCCGGAAGCAGAACAGCAACAGAAAGACTAAAAAGAG GTATCATCCATGCAAGGGCCCTTGTGAGAGAGTGCTTGGCAGAAACAGAAAGAAGTGCAAGATCATGA